A region of the Pogoniulus pusillus isolate bPogPus1 chromosome 12, bPogPus1.pri, whole genome shotgun sequence genome:
ACATCGTGAGAGGGCTGGCCTGGATCTCTGGAGCCACCAAGTCTgctttcccagcacaggttgtgAATTTGCAGGAAGCAAGAGCAATCCTGATGGTGTTTTCTGTACTGGCATAAAGATGGTCCCAACGGCAGTGCCCACTGACCCTGTGCAGCTGTAAggcacacacagcagccacacaggagcagctgaggatgtgGCTGAGCTAACCACCAAGGTTCTGGTTGTTACAGACCTGCTGCATCCTACACAGTTGGTACTCCCTTGGGAAATGTCttgtgttaggaagaggttgCATTCTGATCTCAGAAGAGAGATATTAGAGTCCCACAACCCACCGAAAggtctttctctgtctctctctcaaaTCCCATCCTTTCAGTTTGTCACAGTGCCCCATGTCAGCAAGAGGGCTGCAAAAGGAGACAGGACCGTCTGGTGTaatcacctggagcactgtgtccaggtctggagccctcaatataggaagggcatggagcgggtccagaagagggtcacgaaaatgatcagagggttggagcacctctgctacaaggacaggctgagggagctggggttgttcagcctggagaagaggaggctccagggagacctaatagcaactttccagtacctgaaggaggcctataagaaggctggagagagactgtttgcaaaggcctgtggtgataggacaaggagcaatggctggttgattctatgattctaagagcagatttagatgggaTGTAAAGAACAgattctttactatgaaggtggtggaacactggaacaggttgcccagggaggtagttgcagccccatccctgaagatattcgaGGTGTgtctcaacagggctctgggcaatctggtttagttgaggatgcccctgctgactgcaggggaggttggactagttGACCTtaggaggtccctcccaacccagaccattctgtgattctgtttgtgTTGTACACTCATGTGGGATCCAGAAAAAGTACAAAAACAGTCTTGTCGAATAGGCTGCAAAGGCTTGTGGAGTGGACAGTGTATGAACACACTTGGTGAGATGTGTGGGTATCCTGAGAGTACAGCACCGTGGGGCATGGCTGAGAGAAGGGTGCAGATGTGGCCATTTGTACCAATGAGGAGACTGAGCCCCACAATCAGAGGGACCTCAAAACAGTGGCATTAAGTTTAGTGTAGTAATTGGACTGTTAATTGTGTGCAAGATGTCTCTGTCAGGCACAGGATAAGAAATTTCAAGCACTGACTGAGATACAAAATGAGGTTAAAGTCTGGCTAGAATGACCATCCTGAAAATCCTTTCTATTATCTCTCCACAGCCGTGCTTACACAATGAACAAGAGAAGCAAAAGGTTGTAGAAACTCCACAGGGATGCACTCAGCCAAAAGAGTAAGCAGTAGTAAAAAATTATCTTCCGGGATCTCCCCGAGAGATAGAAATAGAGCTGCTGAAAGCCAGCCATACAAACTGCTGGAGGGTTTGCAAATGCATCAGCAGTTgtgaaactgaaaacaaaaagccaagagctctgcctgcattACTCAAAGcaccttccctgttcttctGGCCAGGAGGTCATCTGCTGCAGCAACCGACATTGTACACGCATAGGCTCAGGTATAAACCCAGGCAAGAACTGGGAAGACCAGAAATACCTAGGTAAACTTTGCTGAAAAAAGATACCATGGATTGGCTGGGCTGCCTTTTGTCCAGTCTTGGCCCTGTGAAAGGAACCAGGAAGGCagcttttttggttttgttagcatgctgctttcctttcactgtTCATTATAAGGACTACGTGACACATCTGAAACTCTTTCTTccagcaaactgctgctgttgGGAAATCATTTAAATTCACGTAGCAATGAGAGCCAACAAGCTTTTCATTATTGATTGAGAAATGAATAccctaaaaaaataataattatgcTTAAACAGGAAAAGTCCAAAGATGTTGGGTGGTTGTCAAAACAAATCGTACTAGACAAGTTTGTGTTCCATACAGCAATGGATTTATTGAAGATCTTAAGGAAAATAAGTTCTGTCTGGCATTAATATCACCTGCTTATCATGATGGCAGATGTTTGTAATAAAAAACAGTTAATAAGCAAACCATTACCTTCAAATTTTATACTTTAACTCCAGTCTCAGAGTTGATTTAAGAAGGACCTTCACATAGAACAtatgtttttctccttttcctcccctggTATATCTGTTAAATCTGGTATAATTAAGGGGTTAATTAGAATCTTAAATGCTTACTTCACATTTTGCAAGATGTCTCATTATAAAAGTAGCTTTGTAACACGGAGAAAAGTGTGTTGTGTGTGGTGTTCATTATATATAATTGCCCATTTTGTGTATTGGCAGCATGAGAGTCCAAAAAGGAAACTATAAACATTTTGAAATAATCCTTTCCCCATTTTCTTTCACTGTTTATAATAAATGAACTCTCTTGCTTTCTTGATGTTGGTGTTGCCTCAGCGATCACAGACTTGCACTTGTGTGTTAGAGCCACAAAGATTGTGCATACACTAACACCAAAATAAAAGGCATAAAACAGAGCACCATGGCTTTTAGCCCAGCAATGCAGCACCAACAGCACCCACTGGTGCATCAAGGGAGAGCAAACTGGAATCAGGTCATTCCAAATGTCATTTCTTTTGTTTCATGCCTCCTACTGACTTTAACCTTTGCTCTTCCAGGGgccttgctttttgttttcttttctggttATTAATTTTTATGAGACACTAATGCCCATGGCAACATGACATCCACGTTCAAATCTCCCTGCTGCGCTCTGATACGCTGCGGCTGCGTGATGCCCATTCTCCAGCCATGACTGCTGCCACCCCTTCAGTTCTTGTCCACGGCGTGTGTTATTCTGAGACCTTTTGAGAACCTTATAGTTATCACGAGGGTGAGCGAGTCTCCCACAACACAAACAGGGTGCCAACCCTCCGGGTCCCACTGCAGCAACTCCGGCAGAGGCGTGACCCAGGCCTGCACCCGGCACCCAGGGCCAAGACCTCGACCCCACGGTGCGATGCTAGCGCCCACCCAAATGGCCACCCTCGGGCACTACGACCCCCACAGTCCTCCCCGGCGCCGACCCCACACCCGCCGCCCCCGCAGGGCCAGCCCCCGGGCCTTCTTCGCGCTCCAgcatggggaggggagggcgagGGGCGCATGCGCGCTCCCGCCCCGCGGCCGCGGCGGGGGCGGTGCCGAGGCggggggagggcacagagcagcctcgGCAGCGCGGAGCGGCCGGCGGGGGGCGGAGCGAGGCGGCCTCGGGCCCGGCTACGCCGTCAGCATCAGCCAAGATGGCGGCGCGGAGGTCCCGCACCGCCTCAGGTCAGTGGGCTCCCCGTGGGCTGGGGCGCGTCCGCAGCGAGGCGTCTTGTCCCGTCCCCTTACGGGGAAGGGCAGGACGAGGCACAGCGGCCGCCCTGGCGCTCgggggcagctggcagctcgaTCCCTTTGGACTGCTGCAGGCGCCCGCAGGCGGGGGAGGGATGTGCCGGGCTCTGCCCCTCCCCCGTCCGTCCCCCGCGTCCGCGAGGCCGGTGGGGGAGGGGCGAGGCGCCTGCGCGTGGGGTCCCGCGCGTCGCTGGCGGCTGGTGCTGGGGCGGGCTCTGCGCGGGGACCCCGGTGGCGTCTCTCGGCTTAGCTTCTGAAGCCCCTCTTAGGCGGAGAACCGAGCGGTAGTGGTGGGGAGGGAGCGGCGGAGCCTCGGGCCAGAGCTCTCCTAGGGAGAGCACCACGACCGCGGGCTGGAGGTGCCTCACCGGAGGCCGCACAACTGCGCAGTGTCCGTTTCCCTGGCATCCACCGTTCACTCGTCTTCTGATGAGCAGATCTTTTAAGTGTATTGGCACAGCCTTGTGGTGGTGTACCAACGTCCTGCACACGCAGGGTTTGATGTGTGTGCGAAGCATGCGCAGTACTGTCCAGCAAGGAAGGATTTTAGGTTTTTAAACCAATAAAAAAATGCTTTAGCGTTCTTATTTTCCACACAACGTGTCCCACCGGTGTGAGTTTCCATTTGAGCAATATCTGGGGTAGAATTAATACAACAGCCCATGGCAGTGCTTCTGTGCGTCATTCAAAGAACTGAAACCCGTTTGCTTTTGGTACCTCAAAGCTGGAAAGAAAATACACAACTTTATAGCATTACTGGTCTTACATTGTAGTAATCAGGAGCACTTAGGTGATAATGAAGGGAAATAATGCATTCTTACATGTTCGTTTCTTGCGCTCTATAACTTTTGACCCATCCTTTGTAAGAGTTAAGCTTAATAAATGCTCAATAAAAGCTTTAGATCTGCAGTCTTTATAATTCTATGCTCATTCAACTCCTCTGGAATGTCCCAGCAGCATTGCTGAACTTAGAGTTCACTTTAAGTACATTCAACCAAAGCAGACTTCAATTCCAAATGCGTATGTCCATAGAGCTGTGATATACTTTAAAAATCGTTTTCACTTAAAAGTTGATAATTGCCTCTTCCCTTTTTGACGTTTGAGCATGGGTGGTATTTAGAATCTCTAAGTTGAAGTTGTTGGAGACCTGTTTTGAAAATGTTGGCAGAATTGTGCTGCAGATGTGAAACTTAATTGTTAAGTCCCAGTTTCATCAGTTTCACCTGTTGTGGAAGAGGAACAGAAGCTTCTGGTCTTGGCTTATTAGCATATGCTGACATTGGCCCTCTGAGGAAAATGGTGAGCCAGAGGCTCTTAATCTTTTAAGGCTTTGGTCAGTGCAGAAGAGATTCTGTGCGTGCTTCCCTTAAGTTACACATGTTTCACATTGCTGAAGATCATAAAAGCAGTCATAGTAGGTCAGATGAAAGCCCAGTGTCCCCTGTCTGAAAGCCATCAGCTGTCAGATGAGCTAAGAGATATTTAATAGGGTAAGCATGTACTAATACTTTCTTAGACTATTTTGAATGATTTACAGCCCAGATTCTCCTTAGCTATCGTTGTAGTCTTTGTGTCCAACAGCCCTTGGTggagttggttggttggtttttcacCTTTTAGCTTTTTCTGACGTTACTTGGAGTCCATAGCTTTTTGGTATCCGCAGCACCCTCAGTGAGCTGTTGCACAGGTTAACATGGGCTTCTGGCAAGGggtgagggatgaaggagaggaagacttATGTTTTTTCTGTTGAGCCAGCTACCCAATAGTTTCATCTAAGACCTCTTGGTTCCTGTACTTGAGCAGGTAGGAGATTcctgtttgccttttttgtgCCAGTCATGGATGATACCTTCCTTGTAAGTCTTCTCTTCCTTACCTTGAAGATTATGGAATTAAAAAAACTCTCAAAATCCTTTGCTCTCTGAGCTGATGGACTGTAGGTAGCCTGTATGCAGTAACTTAAGCCATTGGCATAGCCAGTTAATACAAAAAATGATTATTAATGTTTGGGGGGGGTCTTACATGAATTGCTAATTTACTGTCTAACTGAGAAATtcacttctttctctttttaagaACGTGATAGTGATGATGATTCCTATGAAGTGTTGGATTTAACAGAGTATGCACGGCGTCACCACTGGTGGAATCGTCTCTTTGGGCGGAATTCAGGACCAATTGTAGAAAAATACTCCGTAGCTACCCAGATTGTGATGGGCGGTGTGACTGGCTGGTGAGAGAGCATCACTTCTCCTAACTGCTCTAGACCCTTTTACTGTGTTAGAAGATCTATTTCCAAGGCTATTTGAAGCAGATAAGTGTATCTTCAACAGGATTTCCTTTATCATTGATCAAAGTTATGCATGTGTGAACAATTACTTtaaaatttcttcctttttctttctgactCATCATTTTAAAGTGTTTTATTGTATTGGTAAAACACCAGTTTTCTAAGAGAACTTGTACCATTTGCTTTGGAAAGGATTTGGGGAAGTCTCAGAGCTCTACAAGTACAAGAAATAAATGAGAAATTGTTGCATATAACTTTGGTTTGTATGGAaaagtttttttctttactAGTATAGATTTACTTACTAGTATAGATTTTACAATGGTATCATTGCTAAGACATATAGATAAAAGATTGCTAAGATGTTATATAGGTAAAAGaaatgaagggggaaaaacaCTGCAAAATATACTTTTAATTAAAGGCCCCATTTCTTAGAGACTTTATTCTCTGAATTCAGCTAGAGCCATTTTGTGCAAATGAACAGTTTGTTCTGCTGTTAACTGAAGAGAGGTACTACACTAAACTAATTTTATGATGAAAGATGGACGGTAAAGGTGAGAACTTGCACTGGAAAGTGTGGCCACAGCACTAGCAGCTACATCAAAGTATTGGTCATATCTCAGAAGTATCAGAATGGTGTTTATCTATTCTAGTAGTCTAAAAAAGTTGCATGAAAAATAGCATTATGGAAGCACAGGAACTTTGAAAACAGAATTATGCAAGATTTGGAAGATAAAATACAGTGAAAATTAAATTCTGTCTGGGCTCAGTACAGCTTTGAGGAGTGTAGGCTTAGTTTTAAGTCTTATTGTTTTATTTGCCTCCCTAGCCTTAAAAATAGTTTTAGAAGTTAGAAGCATATACATAAATTCTGAAGTTTCTAGGGTATAGTTCATCTTGTATCTATAACAACTGGCTTATTGGAAGATGTGGAAAATGTGTTATTTCAGTATCTGTATATATGTTTGAGAGATAatcatattatatatatatatataaaaattttTGAATTCACTCTTCATATGCAGGGGGGAAGAAAATTCCCCTCTGTGTGGGGACATGTGGTGGGGGCAGGTCAAACACCAGCAGAGTTGCCCAGTTATGGAAGCATCAGCTGTGGAAACATTTGGCACTTGCCTGAGATAAGACCCTGAGCAACTGGATTGAGCTTGGAGGTTGGATTGGATTTTGCAAGCTGGTCCAGTTTTGGgaaggcagttggactagatgacctccagaggtcacttgcTGCTGAGACTATTCCATGCTATCGATATCTGTGCTGTTTTCTGTTTGATGTAGGAGATTCTGGAGACTGTGAACAAGATAATTAATTTTCTGGTTGCCTTGATCTATTAAAAGTAGATTAAGGCCATATCCCAGTAGAGGGGTTTTGCTGATTTTAACTCTTATGGAAGGGATTTAACTTCTTTTTAGCTTATATACTTAACTTATGGATTGTGTAGTTAATATAAATGATGGTATAATGTATTTACCTCCCATTTAGGAATGGTTATAATGACACCTTTGTGTTACTACATTGTGCTTTATTAACTTGCTATATTTAATAGCAGCATTCAGCTTCTGTGTATAGACGAGGTTGGAGATCTCAAGCTTACTTAAAGGGACTATCAGGCAGCCACAAACCAGCAACCATTACTTGTGTTGCCTTGTGTTAGAGTTTATTCATTAAATATTGTTTGTATTAAATACTCTTGAGTTTTAAGATTGTGAAATGATACATTTGTTTTGTTAAATAAAAAAAGTAGTAATAGTCATGGTAGGGAATTTTGGAGTGTGGCATTGTTCAGCAGACAACTTCATTGGactgggtgttttgtttttgttttgttctcctaAGGTGTGCGGGATTTTTGTTCCAGAAAGTCGGAAAGCTTGCAGCAACTGCAGTAGGTGGTGGCTTTCTTCTGCTTCAAGTATGTAGCATTTCATGCTTTATAAGTTGGCAAATGTTATTTACTAAACAATAGGAAAAATACAGCTGTTGAGTAAAAGTTAATTAGGAAGGCTTCTTATCTActtgatctcttctctcataTCAGTGAAAAACTTCCATTTCAGGTGGAATATGGTGTACAAAAGAGACATTTCTAACACAGCAAATCAGAAGCTGTACTTCTGTGGAAAAGAGTTTCTAGTAAGCTAAAAGAAACTTCTGTGCAGAAACAGAGATGCTATGTGTGGTTCAGTATTGCCAGATTAGACAAAGTAATTGTAAACCTGTGGTTAGGGAGATGAAGGAATTTAAGCTGGTTCTTTTAAGTCTGTTTGAGGATTTTATCAGGCCTTGAGAAGAAGTAGGTAGGCTTCTTTGGCAGTTGTGTGGAAGGCTTGCTTTGGTCCAATTATGAAGCCACGTTTTTCTCTTATTCTATCTGGTTGAACCTCTGAAGCTTTTCTGGTAGCTTCACTGCATTCCTCTGTTCAATTGGATTTCAAATCCAGAATTTTTAATGATGATTTCTGGACCAACTGTTCTGTGATATTCATCAGATACTGTGGTTATGGAGGGCGTATTTCCAAATTTCCTTTCAATTAGATGACACAACTTTTAAATGAAGGAGATTTTCACTTACCATTCTGTAAAAGCCACATAATTTTTCTTACTGGCATTTTTCATGTCTGAATACCTATGAGATTGTCATTTTTCTTCAGCATTCCAGAGGAAG
Encoded here:
- the FUNDC1 gene encoding FUN14 domain-containing protein 1 yields the protein MAARRSRTASERDSDDDSYEVLDLTEYARRHHWWNRLFGRNSGPIVEKYSVATQIVMGGVTGWCAGFLFQKVGKLAATAVGGGFLLLQIASHSGYVQVDWKRVEKDVNKAKKQLKKRANKAAPEINTLIEESTEFIKQNIVVSSGFVGGFLLGLAS